DNA from Massilia antarctica:
TGGTGCTGATCGGCGCCGACAAGTGACAATCGCGCGCGCGTTCTTCCGTGTAGTAGGCCGGAAAATAACCGGCAAACCGGGGATCCTCGTGGCCGAGCTGCACGGTCCTTAGCCACGGAAAATACGCGAAGCGCACGGTATAGCCAAAACGCCGCGCCGCCGTCGCCACCACCGCGCTTGCCGCGCCGTCCAACGGCAACCGCGCCCCGGTGTAGGGCAACCAGTCTGTGCTCGCCAACAACATCTCGGGCGGTGAAGCGGCCGCCCTGGCGCCGCCGCCCGTGCCGGCGACCGCGCCCAGGCTCAGCACGCAGCACAGCGGCAGTGCCAGCAGGCGAGCGGGAAGTCGGCAAGGCGTCATCAATCGCGCTCCGGGTGAGCCGCGGCGGGCTTGTTGTTACTTGAAACGCAACAGTACTGTCCCATTACACGCCGATATGTCATTTAATGCAGTCAGATTAACATGGGCTGGCGCATGATTGTGCAATGGCAAAGTATCGCAAATAGGCGTGCTGACTAATTTTGCCGTCCTGCGCCGCACGCCAACCGTGTGCTTCTGGCTAAGACTAATTGCAACCGATGTCATTTCTGATTTTCCAGGACGCCACTGCTGGACCGCCAAGGCCGGGTGGCCGGTCAAACGATGGAGGCGCCTCATTGAATTGTCGGTCGAGGTGATCTGAACCCGCAGTTTACTGCCTCACATGGACCGATATGGAGGGCCGCAAAAGCCATCTTCCCGCCGCGATTATTTCGGGTACAATCATTGTGAACGGTCGTGCTATTTTTAGGCGATAACAACAAGGAGACTGTATGGACCTGAACTATACGAGCGAGGACCTGGCGTTCCGCGACCAGGCGCGCGCCTTCCTCGACGCCAATCTGCCGGCCGATCTGCAGCAAAAGGTGCGCAAGCACTTGCGCCTGTCGAAGGACGACTATGTGCGCTGGCACCAGACCCTGGCCAAACAAGGCTGGGTGGCGCCGGGCTGGCCCATCGAATTCGGCGGCCCTGGCTGGAGCGCCGTGCAGCGCCACATCTGGGAAGAAGAATGTGCCCGCGCCGGCACCCCGCCAATCCTGCCGTTTGGCGTGAACATGGTCGCCCCGGTCATCATGGCCTTCGGCAGCGACGAACAGAAAGCCCACTTCCTGCCGCGCATCCTGTCGTGCGAGGACTGGTGGTGCCAGGGTTACTCGGAACCGGGCGCCGGCTCCGACCTCGCATCGCTCAAGACCAGCGCCGCAAGGGATGGCGATTTTTACGTCGTCAACGGCCAGAAAACCTGGACCACCCTGGCCCAGCATGCCGACATGATCTTCTGCCTGGTGCGCACCGACAGCGGCGTGCGCAAACAGGAAGGCATTTCCTTCCTCCTGATCGACATGCACAGCCCCGGCGTGACGGTACGCCCGATCATCATGCTCGACGAAGACCACGAAGTGAACGAAGTCTTCTTCGACAATGTGCGCGTGCCGGTGCAAAACCTGGTCGGCAAGGAAAACAAGGGCTGGACCTACGCCAAATACCTGCTCGGCCACGAACGCACGGGCATCGCCGCCGTCGGCCGCTCCAAGCGCGAACTGGCCTCGCTCAAGCGCATCGCCGCGCAGCGCAACAAGCATGGCAAGCCGCTGATCGAAGACCCGCTGTTCGCCGCCAAGGTGGCCACCCTCGAAATCGAACTGATGGCGCTGGAGATGACCGTCATGCGCGTGCTGGCGCAAGAGCACAAGGCGCCCGGACCGGAAGCGTCGGTGCTCAAGGTGCGCGGCACCGAAATCCAGCAGACCCTCACGGAGCTGATGGTCGAAGCGGTCGGCCCGATGGCGCTGCCGTTCGACCCGGCCTATCTGGAATCGGAGACGCCGCACAGCGTGTTCGACGATGACGATGCCGCGCCGTTGGCCGCGCACTACTTCAATTTCCGCAAGACCTCCATCTACGGCGGCTCGAACGAGATTCAACGCAATATCATCACCCAGATGATCCTGGGCCTGTGAGGGACTGACATGGATTTCAACTTCAAGGAAGAACAGCTGGCCTTCGCCGATGCCCTCAAGCGCTGGGTGAGCAAGGATTACAGCTTCGAGGCGCGCAAGAAGATCGTTCACTCCGATTCGGGCACCTCCGACACGGCATGGGCCGCGCTGGCCGAACTGGGCATGCTGGCCTTGCCGGTGCCGGAAGAGCAGGGCGGCTTCAATGGCACGGCGGTCGACATGTTCGTCGTGATGCAGGAGCTGGGGCGCGGCCTGGTGGTCGAACCGTATTTCGCCACCGTGCTCGGCGCGCATTTCCTGACCTTGGGCGGCAAGCACCCCGACCTGCTGGCGCAAGTGGCCGGCGGCGAACTCAAACTGGCGTGCGCGCTGGCCGAAAAACAGGCGCGCCACGACCTGTCGGACATCGCCACCACGGCCGTCGCCAGTGCGGGCGGCTACATCCTCAATGGCCACAAGAGCGTGGTGATTCACGGCGGCCAGGCCGGCAGCGTGATCGTGTCGGCACGCAGCAGCGGCGCGCAGCGCGGCAGCGACGGCGTGTCCCTGTTCGTGGTGCCTGTGGATGCCGATGGGGTCGCCGTGCGCGACTACCGCACGCTCGACGGCCAGCGCGCCGCCGAGATCAGCTTGACCAAGGTGCAGCTGCCCGCCGCCAGCCTGATCGGCGTGGAGGGCCAGGGCTGGGAACTGCTCGACGCCGGCGCCGATTATGGCGCGGGCCTGCTGTGCGCCGAAGCGCTGGGCGCGATGGAAGCGATCTTCGCGGCCACCCTCGACTACCTCAAGACGCGCACCCAGTTCGGCGCGCCGATCGGCAAATTCCAGGCGCTGCAGCACCGCATGGCCGATATGTACATTCACCTGGAGCAGGCGCGCTCGATGGCCTTGCTGGCCGCCGTGCGCCTGGCCTCGAACGATGCGGAAGAACGGCGCCGTACCGTGTCGGCTGCCAAGTTCCGGGTCGGCCAGGCGCTCAAGTTCGTCGGCCAGCAGGCGGTCCAGCTGCACGGCGGCATGGGCGTGACCGATGAACTGCCGGCCGCGCACCACTTCAAGCGCCTCACCATGATCGAGCTGACCTTGGGCGACTCCGACCACCACCTGCAGCGCTTCATCGCGCAGCCGGGTTTCGCGGCCGGAGAGATGGCATGACGAAAACCACTTGGTATTTCGAGGACTTTTACGTCGGCCAGGAGATCGAGCTCGGTAGCCGCACCGTGAGCGAAGACGAAATCATCGCTTTCGCCACCCAGTTCGACCCGCAGCCCTTTCATGTGGACCATGACGCGGCCAAGGCGTCCATCTTCGGCAGCGTCATCGCCAGCGGCTGGCACACTTGCAGCATGATGATGCGCATGGTGGTCGACGGCCTGTGGTGCGCCTCGTCGAGCATGGGTTCCCCGGGCCTGGACAAGGTGCGCTGGCCGCAGCCGGTGCGCGCCGGCGACACGCTCACCGTCACCTACATCACCACCGCGCTCAAGCCATCGAGCTCGCGTCCCGACCGCGGCGTGGTCTGGTCGACCTGGCGGGCGGTGAACCAGCACGGCGAGGTAGCGTGCATCATCGAAGGCATGGGCATGCTCGGGCGCCGCCCGAAGGAGGATCGCGATGCGTGAATTTGCCACCCTGGCCGACATGCAGGCGCTGACCGGGCAGGAACTGGCCGTGTCGGACTGGGTAGAGATCACCCAGGAGAGGGTCAATCTGTTTGCCGACGTCACCGAGGACCACCAGTGGATCCACGTCGACCTCGAACGCTGCGCGCGCGAATCGCCCTTCGGCGGCCCGGTGGCGCATGGCTTCCTGACCCTGTCCCTGATTTCCGGCCTGTTCGAGCGGGCGCTGCGCATGGTGGACGCGAAGATGGTCGTCAACTATGGCTTGAACAAGGTGCGCTTTCCGGCCCCGGTGCCGGTCGGCAGCCGCGTGCGCGCGCGCCTGACCTTGCAGCAGGTCGAACCCATCGACGGTGGCGCGCAGCTCGAATGGAGCGTCGTCGTCGAGCGTGAGGGCGGCACCAAACCGGTGTGCGTGGCCGAACTGCTGATCCGCCGCTACGCCTGATCGTGCCGATCCGGCCCTGCGCGAACGTGGCGGCAAGATTTACCTGGCCGGGGTCCAGCCGGCCGCTATGTTTCGCACAACCTGCAACACCATCTGCTTGCTCGCATCGACCCGCTTCCCGCTGCGCCACGCCATCATGACTTCCCACTCCCACAGCGGCAAATCGGCGATGTCGAGTTTGACCAGACTCCCATCCTTCAACTGTTTCGCTACCGCCATTTCAGGCATGAACGTCAGGAAGCCATGCTCCAGCGCCAGCTCAAGTGCGGCACTGGCCGGCTGGATCGCATGAATCGGTATATTCGTTGTGCGATTAGCGTGCAGGCGTCCGATTAATTCATCGCATTCCGCCCCCCAGAATTGCGGGGCCAGTTGTGCGTTCGCGATATCGGCCAGCATGCAAGCGGGCGAGCGCGCGAGCGGATGATCGCGCTGCACCACGGCGATAATGGGCGACACGCAAATGCGTTCCAGTTCGATACCGGCAATCGCAGGGCATCGCAATACAAAGCCGAGCTGGGCTCGATCGGTGAGGAGCAACTCCATGATGATCGGCGAGTGGTTCGTGGTACAGCGAATTTCCATGGGCGCCTCCGCCAGGGCCAGCAGGATCGGGCCGAACAGCATGGACGCGAGCGACGGCACACAGGCAAGGCGCATTGTCGGCAAGGCGGGCACGCCCTGGACCGATTCCATGCCGAGCTCGAGCGCAGCGAGCGCGGCCCGCGCGGCCGGCAGGAACGTGACGCAGGCTTCGGTGGGCAGGGCGCCGCGGCGGTGGCGCCGGAATAGCTGTACGCCAAGCTGATCTTCCAGCGCGCTCACCCGCTGACTCACTTGTGGCTGCGACCAGCGCCGCCGCGCGGCGGCCTGGGTAAAACTGCCGTATTCCACGATTTCCATCAACAGGCGCAGATCGTCGAAACTCACAGACATAAAAATATCCAATATCAAACATCCAAATTTGGTGGCTTCTATTATGTCTCGCTCTTGCCTAAGATGAAAGATCGTTGATGACGTGGGAGCAGGAACATGGCGGGATCCAGCGGCGCGAGGGTGCGGGGCAAACGTTTTATCATGATCGACAATCTGTTGGTGGTGGCCGGTTTCTATCTGGTCTTTCCCATCATCGGCCTGCATTTTATCGATCAGCTCGGATGGGCCGCGGCGGCGGTCGGCCTGGCGCTCGGCTTGCGCCAGGTGTCGCAACAGGGGCTGGGGCTGCTCGGCGGTTCGCTCTCCGACCGGTTTGGCGCCAAGCCCCTGATCGTGGGCGGCATGCTGCTGCGGGCCGCCGGTTTCGGGCTGCTTGCCTACGCCGCCAGCCCGGCCCACCTGTTCGTTTCCTGCATCTTGTCAGGGCTGGGCGGCAGCCTGTTCGAACCGGCGCGCGGGGCGCTGGTCGTCAAACTGACCCGTCCGGCCGAGCGCAGCCGCTTCTACGCCCTGCTGATGATGCTCGAAAGCGCGGCGGCCGTGCTGGGCGCCTTGCTCGGCACCTTCCTGCTCGGCCTGGATTTTTATTGGGTCGCGATGGGCGGCTGCGCGGTGTTCGTGCTGGCGGCGCTGGTCAATGCGCTGGCGCTGCCCGCCTACCGGGTCGCCGTTCCCGGCACGGCTGCGCTGGCGGCGATCCGGGTGCCGCTTGGCGACAAGCCCTTCCTGACCCTGGTGCTGACCTTGAGCGGTTACTACGTGTTGCAGGTCCAGCTGATGTTGCTGCTGCCGGTGCTGCTGACCCACGTGACCGGGACCACCCAGTCCGTCGCCTGGATGTACAGCATGGATGCGCTGCTCGCCGTGCTGCTGCTCTATCCCATGGCACGCCTGGGCGAACGCTACCTGAGCGAGGAGGCGCGCCTGCTGCTCGGAATCGGCGTGATGACGGCCAGCCTTGCGGCCATGGCGCTGGTATCGGGCGCCGCCGGGGTGTTTGGCGTGATGGCGCTGTTCTATATCGGCGGCCTCATCGCCGAGCCGGCGCGCGAAGCCATCGTGGCGCGCCATGCGACGCTGCGGGCGCGCGCCAGCTACATTGGCCTCGGCAGGATCGGGCTGGCGCTGGGCGGCTTGATCGGCTACGTCGCGGGCGGATATCTGCTCGACGCGGGCAGGGCCTTGGGCCTGCCGGGCCTGCCCTGGATGGTGCTGTGCGCGGTCGGCTGCCTGACCCTGGCCGCGCTGGCGCGGCAGTTCTCCGGCGCCGCCTCCTGGCAGCGGGCGCGCGCATGATGCCCACCGGAGGGTCAGTCTTGCGCGCCGGGCTCCAGCACACCCAGCAGGCGCGACAGGGCGGCATCGATCGCGGCCAGGTCGTCCGCCGCGGTCGAGGCCAATATGCGATGCTGGTTCGCCACGTGGGCCGTCACGGCGCGCTCGATCAGGTCGAGGCCGTCCGCTGTCAGCTGCACCAGCACGCTGCGCGCATCGCCGCTGTGGGGCACGCGCAGGACCAGGCCGCGCGTTTCCAGGCCCTTCAGGCGGTGCGTCATCGTGCCCGAGGTAATCATCAGGCTTGAGAACAGGGCCGTCGGCGCCAGGCGGTACGGTGCCCCGGAACGCTTCAAGGTGGCCAGCACGTCGAATTCCCAGCTACTCATCCCGTAAGCGGAAAACACCTCTTCCTGCCTGCGCTGCAAAAGGGCCGCGCAACGCTTGATGCGCCCGATCGTGCCCATCGGGCCGCAATCGAGATCGGGCCGTTCCCGGCGCCACTGCGCAAGGATCGAATCGACCGCGTCCGGCGCTCGCTCAGTTTCCATGATGAACCTCTCCGATTTATCTTGAACTCAAGATTATATGCTAAGCTATTATCTTCAATTGAAGATAAATGCAAGGAGCACTGGCATGGCTGACACGCAACAACCGCAATCCTGGACCGACTACCTCCTCACCGCCCTGGCGCCGGCCATCTGGGGCTCGACCTATATCGTCGCCACGCAATTGCTGCCGCCGGACCGGCCCTTCACCACGGCCCTGCTGCGTACCTTGCCGGCCGGTATTTTGCTGACCTTGTGGGCCAGACGCCTGCCCGAACGCGCTCAGTGGGGCCGGCTGGCGCTGCTTGCCGCACTCAATATCGGCTTCTTCCAGGCCTTGCTGTTCGTGGCGGCCTATCGCTTGCCCGGCGGCCTGGCGGCCGTGGTGGGCGCGATCCAGCCGCTGCTGGTGGTCGGGCTGGTCTGGGCGTTCGATGGGCGCCGCGCCAGCGCTTTGGCGATCGCGGCCTGCGTGGCGGGGATACTCGGCATGGCGGCGCTGCTGCTCGCGCCGGGCGCCGTATGGGATGGACCCGGCATTGCGGCGGCGCTGGCCGGCGCGGCCTGCATGGCCGCCGGCACCTATCTGGCGCGGCGCTGGAAAACCGAGGTGCCTGTGCTGGCATTCACGGGCTGGCAATTGCTCGCCGGTGGGGTGATGCTGCTACCGGCAGCGTGGGCCATCGATCCGCCGCTGCCGGCGCTGACCGGCACCCAGATGCTCGCCTACGCCTACCTGGTGCTGATCGGCACCATGGCCGCCTATGTGCTGTGGTTTCGCGGCCTGGCGCGGCTCTCGCCGGTGGCGGTGTCGTCGCTCGGTCTGCTCAGTCCATTGACGGCGGTGATTCTTGGCTGGGCCTTGCTTGGGCAAGCCATGACGGGCATGTCGCTGGCCGGGCTGGTGACGGTGTTCGCCAGCATCATCGCGGTACAGTGGGCCACCTTGCCTGGCGCGCAAACGAACGCACCGAGGGGCAGCAATCCTTGTCAATCATGAAGCCGATTTTTTCATCGACGCGAAGGAAGGCACACCGCAACTATCAATATGCACGGGAGAATGGGGCACGCAGTTGGGACTAGTATGGACTGAGGGGTAGCGATCGTCGTTCATACATCAGCCAGGAGTCCGGATGAAACTTGCGAACTTGAAGATCGGTGTTCGTCTGGGGGCCGGTTTCGGCCTGTTGCTGCTGCTGATAGGGACCCTGGTCGGCACCGGCATCACCCTGCTCAACAGCGCAGGCGAGAGCACCGCGCACATGGTCGATCACGAATGGGTCAAGGCCGAAGCGGCCAATGAGGTCAACGTCGGCACGCGCGCCAATGCGCGCAGGACGCTCGAACTGTTCATCGTCAGCGACCCGGCGCAGGTGGCCGCCATCCACCAGCGCATCGAAGCGAACAAGAAGCAAATCGCCGCCGCGCTGGCGACGCTCGACAAGCTGATCGATTCGCGCGAAGGGCGCGAACTGCTGGCGCGGGTGATGCGCGAGCGCGCCGTCTTCGTCACCTCGTACTCGCGCGTCATTAAACTGATCGACGAGAACCAGCGCGATGAAGCATCAGGCTTGATGCGCTCCGAAACCTTGCCCGCGCTCGACGCGCTGCAGGCCTCGATCACCGCCCTGGTCGCCTTGCAAAAGCGCATGGCGGAAGCGGCCAGCGCCGCGGTCGACACCAGCATCGCCGAGGCGCGCACCATGATGCTGTGGCAGGGCGCACTGGGGTTGCTGATCGGCGTGGCGGCGGGATGGTGGATCACCCGCTCGATCATCTTGCCGATCAATGACGCGGTGCGGGTGGCCAGGACGGTGGCGGCGGGCGACCTGAGTGCCCGGATTGCGCCCGGATCGTCCAGCGAAACGGGGCAATTGCTGCATGCCCTGGCCGACATGAACACGGGCTTGCGCAATATCGTCAGCCAGGTGCGCAGTGGGACCGATGCGATCGCGACGGCCTCCGGCCAGATCGCCAGCGGCAACCTCGATCTGTCGGCGCGCACCGAGCAGCAAGCCAGTTCGCTGGAGGAGACCGCGTCGTCGATGGAAGAGCTGACATCGACCGTCAAGCAGAACGCCGACAACGCGCGCCAGGCCAACCAGCTGGCCATTTCAGCCTCGCACGTGGCGGTGCAGGGCGGGGCTGTGGTGGCGCAGGTGGTCGACACGATGGGATCGATCAATGAGTCCTCGCGCAAGATCGTCGACATCATCAGCGTGATCGAATCGATCGCGTTCCAGACCAATATCCTGGCGCTCAATGCGGCGGTGGAAGCGGCGCGCGCCGGCGAGCAGGGGCGCGGCTTCGCGGTCGTGGCCAGCGAGGTGCGCAACCTGGCGCAGCGCTCGGCGGCGGCGGCCAAGGAAATCAAGATGCTGATCGACGACTCGGTGGACAAGGTCGCGCAGGGCAGCGAACTGGTGGACCGGGCCGGATCGACGATGCAGGCGATCGTCACCAGTATCAAGAGCGTGGCCGACATGATGGGCGAGATCACGGCGGCCAGCGTGGAGCAGACCGCCGGGATCGAGCAGATCAACCAGGCCATCACCCAGATGGACGAGGTGACGCAGCAAAACGCGGCGCTGGTGGAACAAGCGGCCGCCGCCGCCGGGGCGCTGCAGGATCAGGCGGGAACCCTGGCTAGTGTGGTCAGCGTGTTCAAGCTGCCGGCCGGCGTGGCGGAAGAACGGGCCAAGCCGGTGCTGCGCAAGGTGCAGGCGCCGGTGGCGGTGGAACGGCCGGCACGGACGGCCAGCCCGGTGGGCGCGCGCAAACGGGAGGTGGCCGCCGCCGGGACGGACGATTGGGAGGAATTTTGAGCAGCCGCTCCCCCTCCTTCCGCGCGCGGCCTGGCTGCCAACGCCGCATTCCTTGATCTGGATCAATTGACGAGGCCGCATCGCCGGCATACAATTTCCATGTAGAAATAATGATTGCAGCACATTAGCGTCGCATGCGAGGTTGCGGCGCTGTTAGCCGCAGCGCCGGCCATTGCTCGTCTTCTTCCGCCCGCCTCAAACCTGCGGGCGGGCTCACAAGCTACTTCTTTCCATTAACGCCGCGGCGTCCAGCCAGCGCTGGCGCGCCCGCATCACCCGGGATAGTCGGATGAATATGACAAATTTACGAATCGGTGCGCGCCTGGGCGGCGCTTTCGGCATCATTCTGCTGATCATGGCGGCCCTGATCGCCACCGCGCTCATTCTGCTCGCCAATATCAGTAGCGTCAGCAGCCACATGATCGAGCGCGACATGGTCCAGGCCGATGCGGCCAACGTCATCAACGTCGGCACCCGTGCCAACGCGCGCGCCACCTTGGAATTGTTCATTGCGCCCGATGCCGCCTACAGCGCCAGGGTGCGCGACAAGATCGAGGTGAACAAGAAGGACATCAGCGCCGCCATTGCGGTACTCGACAAACTGGCCAGCGAAGCCGAAGGCCGCCAACTGCTGGACAGGATCAAGGCCGAGCGGGCGCTGTATGTCGGTTCGTTCGCCAACGTCAGCAAGCGCATCGCCGCGCAGGAGCGCGATGCGGCCGCCACCCTCATGCTGGGCGAGACCCTGCCGGCGCTCGACACCTTGCAGGACTCGGTGACCCGGCTGGCGGGCCTGCAAAAGAAGCTGGTGGGCGACGCCGGCGAGCGCATCGAACAGAGCGCGGTCCTTGCGCGCCGCGCCATGCTGGTACTTGGCCTGGCGGCGTTGCTGACCGGCGCCATGTCCGGCTGGTGGATCACCCGTTCCATCACCGGGCCGATCGGCAGGGCGGTGCGGCTTGCGAAGACGGTCGCCGCGGGCGACCTGACCAGCGACATTGCGCCGGGTTCGGGCGACGAAACGGGACAATTGATGCAGGCGCTCAGCGCCATGAACGGCAGCCTGCAACACATCGTCGGCCAGGTACGCAGCGGCACCGACGCGATCGCGACGGCCGCGGACCAGATCGCCGCCGGCAACCTCGACCTGTCGGCGCGCACCGAGCAGCAAGCCGGTTCGCTGGAGCAAACCGCGTCGTCGATGGAACAACTGACGTCGACCGTCAAGCAGAACGCCGACAACGCGCGCCAGGCCAATCAACTGGCCATTTCGGCCTCGCACGTGGCACAGCAGGGTGGCGCCGTGGTGGCGCAGGTGGTCGACACCATGGGGTCGATCAACGCATCGTCGCGCAAGATCGTCGACATCATCGGCGTGATCGAATCGATCGCGTTCCAGACCAATATCCTGGCACTGAATGCGGCGGTGGAAGCGGCGCGCGCGGGCGAGCAGGGACGCGGCTTCGCGGTCGTGGCCAGCGAGGTGCGCAATCTGGCGCAGCGCGCGGCGGCGGCAGCCAAGGAAATCAAGACCTTGATCGGCGACTCGGTGGACAAGGTCGCGCAGGGCAGTGAACTGGTCGACCGGGCCGGAACGACCATGCGGGCCATTGTCACCAGTATCGGGAGCGTGACCGACATCATGGGCGAGATCACGGCGGCCAGCGTCGAGCAGACGGCCGGGATCGAGCAGATCAACCGGGCGATTGCGCAGATGGACCAGGTGACGCAGCAAAACGCGGCGCTGGTGGAAGAAGCGGCGGCCGCCGCCGGGGCGTTGCAGGATCAGGCGGAATCGCTCGCTTGTGTGGTCAGCGTGTTCAAGCTGCCGGCGCGCGTGGTGGAAGGCCGGGCCGGGCCGGCGCTGCGCGCGGGCGCCGCGTGGGGCGGCGCGACTCGCGCCCTAATCGGCCTGTAGACAATAGCGGTTGCGCCCCCCGGCCTTGGCTTCGTACAAAAGCGCGTCGGCCATCTTGATCAAGCCACCCGGCAGCAGGCCATCGGCCGGCATCAGGCTGGCCACCCCCATGCTCACGGTCAGCCAGGGCGAGGCCCCGGATTTTTCGTGCGGGATGGCCAGCAGCGCCAGTTCGTCGAGCAGTTTTTTGGCCACCACCTCGGCCCCGCGCTTGTCTTCCTGCGGCAGCAGGATCACGAATTCCTCGCCGCCGTAGCGCGCCACCAGGTCCTGCGGGCGCGCCGCCGCGCGCCGCATCGCCGCGCCCACCTGCACCAGGCTGTCGTCGCCGGCCTGATGGCCGTAGGCGTCGTTATACGCCTTGAAATGGTCGATATCGGCGATGATCAGCGCGATCGGCAGCCTGGCGCGCGCGCAGCGCCGCCATTCGGTATCCATCGCTTCATCGAAACCGCGCCGGTTGGCCACCCCGGTCAGGCCGTCGGTCAGGGTCAGCTCGCGCAGCGCGTCGCTTTGGCGCTTGACCGTCAGCTGGGTGCGCACGCGCGCCCGCACCACCGCCGCGTTGACCGGCTTGGTGATGAAGTCGGCGGCGCCGGCTTCCAGCGCGCGCGTTTCATCCTCCGGCGTCTTGAGCGCCGTGACGAAAATGATCGGAATGTCGCGCGTCGCTCCCGACTCGCGCAAGGCCCGGCACACCGCGTAACCATCCATGTCGGGCATCATCGCGTCGAGCAGGATCAGGTCGGGGCGCTGGTTCTGGGCGATGTGCAGCGCCGTGGCGCCGTTCATCGCAAACAGCACGTCGTGCTCGTCCTGCAAGGCCTGGTGCAGGATCTGGATGTTTTCCATCGCGTCGTCGACGATCAGGATACGCCCGTTCCTCGCCATATCGGTCCAACTCATGCATGGTCCCTTCTTTTCAAAATCTCCTGCACCTGCAGCGCGGCGTTGGCAAAGCCCAAGGTGGCGACGGCATCGCCCAGCGCGCCCATCACCGCCGGCGCCAGGGCCGCGTCCAGCACCGGACGCAGTGCGTCAAATGCCGCCATTGCCTTCAGATTGTTATTCTGAAGCAAACTCAGAAGATCCGCCAGCGCCGCATCGACTTGTGCGGGGTCGTGTACCCCAGGCTGCACA
Protein-coding regions in this window:
- a CDS encoding methyl-accepting chemotaxis protein is translated as MNMTNLRIGARLGGAFGIILLIMAALIATALILLANISSVSSHMIERDMVQADAANVINVGTRANARATLELFIAPDAAYSARVRDKIEVNKKDISAAIAVLDKLASEAEGRQLLDRIKAERALYVGSFANVSKRIAAQERDAAATLMLGETLPALDTLQDSVTRLAGLQKKLVGDAGERIEQSAVLARRAMLVLGLAALLTGAMSGWWITRSITGPIGRAVRLAKTVAAGDLTSDIAPGSGDETGQLMQALSAMNGSLQHIVGQVRSGTDAIATAADQIAAGNLDLSARTEQQAGSLEQTASSMEQLTSTVKQNADNARQANQLAISASHVAQQGGAVVAQVVDTMGSINASSRKIVDIIGVIESIAFQTNILALNAAVEAARAGEQGRGFAVVASEVRNLAQRAAAAAKEIKTLIGDSVDKVAQGSELVDRAGTTMRAIVTSIGSVTDIMGEITAASVEQTAGIEQINRAIAQMDQVTQQNAALVEEAAAAAGALQDQAESLACVVSVFKLPARVVEGRAGPALRAGAAWGGATRALIGL
- a CDS encoding diguanylate cyclase, giving the protein MSWTDMARNGRILIVDDAMENIQILHQALQDEHDVLFAMNGATALHIAQNQRPDLILLDAMMPDMDGYAVCRALRESGATRDIPIIFVTALKTPEDETRALEAGAADFITKPVNAAVVRARVRTQLTVKRQSDALRELTLTDGLTGVANRRGFDEAMDTEWRRCARARLPIALIIADIDHFKAYNDAYGHQAGDDSLVQVGAAMRRAAARPQDLVARYGGEEFVILLPQEDKRGAEVVAKKLLDELALLAIPHEKSGASPWLTVSMGVASLMPADGLLPGGLIKMADALLYEAKAGGRNRYCLQAD